A region of Liolophura sinensis isolate JHLJ2023 chromosome 8, CUHK_Ljap_v2, whole genome shotgun sequence DNA encodes the following proteins:
- the LOC135473117 gene encoding ADP-ribosylhydrolase ARH3-like produces the protein MADSATMLSRFRATLVGAVVGDCIGANFEDRWLPFVPWNDIKKVLQHMESLSPGDDELPFTDDTAMTRSVASSLTEHGAFHSRDMAERFTSEYFREPGRGYGRAVTVVFKKLKESNFSDVYKPASEQFNGSGSYGNGGAMRISPVALFAKKYNSFEVLKDVCEKTTKLTHSNKNGILGAVLQASAVDLALSNQGPPADLNVDHFVDKLIARIQPLENEATEKSETMQPYTDKLLKMKEFLKTGKSNSEQIAEDLGNDVSALDSVPTAIYSFLRAQESIEGLPVKVPFERAVLYAITMGGDTDTIASMTGAIAGALYGLENIPTTWQIFCEGVPDAIKQADELFKLYKKAEGQSGSTA, from the coding sequence ATGGCTGACTCGGCGACAATGCTTTCACGATTCCGAGCAACTTTAGTTGGAGCCGTTGTAGGAGATTGCATCGGAGCAAATTTTGAAGATCGATGGCTTCCATTTGTGCCGTGGAATGACATTAAAAAAGTGTTACAGCACATGGAATCTCTTTCTCCTGGTGACGACGAGCTTCCGTTTACCGACGACACGGCCATGACAAGGTCGGTGGCATCGTCTCTGACTGAACATGGCGCATTTCACTCACGGGACATGGCAGAAAGATTTACTTCTGAGTATTTTCGTGAACCAGGCAGAGGGTATGGGAGAGCCGTGACTGTGGTCTTCAAAAAACTTAAAGAAAGTAATTTTTCAGATGTATACAAGCCAGCCTCTGAGCAGTTTAATGGATCAGGTTCGTACGGTAATGGTGGTGCTATGCGCATCTCCCCAGTCGCCCTGTTTGCTAAGAAATACAACAGTTTCGAGGTGCTAAAAGATGTCTGCGAAAAAACCACCAAACTGACGCATTCCAATAAGAATGGTATTTTAGGCGCAGTTTTGCAAGCTTCTGCTGTTGACCTGGCTTTAAGCAACCAGGGTCCACCAGCTGATTTAAATGTTGACCATTTCGTTGACAAATTGATCGCACGGATTCAGCCTCTTGAAAATGAGGCAACAGAGAAGTCTGAAACAATGCAGCCCTACACTGATAAACTGTTAAAAATGAAAGAGTTTCTGAAGACTGGAAAGTCCAACTCAGAACAGATTGCGGAAGATCTAGGTAATGATGTCTCAGCTTTGGATTCTGTTCCCACGGCAATTTACAGCTTCTTGCGGGCACAAGAGAGTATAGAGGGTTTACCGGTAAAAGTTCCATTTGAAAGGGCTGTGTTGTATGCTATTACCATGGGTGGAGATACAGACACTATTGCGAGTATGACAGGAGCTATCGCTGGGGCATTGTACGGTTTAGAGAACATTCCAACCACGTGGCAAATTTTCTGTGAAGGCGTCCCTGATGCAATCAAACAAGCCGATGAACTGTTTAAATTGTACAAGAAGGCTGAAGGCCAAAGTGGAAGCACTGCTTGA